Proteins encoded by one window of Ramlibacter tataouinensis:
- a CDS encoding ABC transporter substrate-binding protein yields MKFKTALVCAAAAAALAGAPALQAKPFKWTSASDIPTLDIHSQNNALGNGVHAAIYDSLVYYNSQTFRPEPQLATSWRQVTPTQVRFSLREGVKFSDGTPFTADDVVFSIHRAMAKTSNYQVYTQGIDKVVKVNDNTVDFMMKGPNPVLLNQLTELRIMSKAWAEKNKSTEPKDIRTKDETFAHRNAMGTGQYTVKEWQPDQRLVLVKNPNYWGKTDSNVTEIIYSPIKAEATRVAALLSGEVDFVLDPSPQDLARMRAHPNLKVIDGVENRTIFFGMDQHREELPGSNIKGKNPLKDQRVRRALYQAIDSDALHRVTMRGLSQPTGTIVAPQVAGWTEAVHKRMPYDTEGAKKLLAEAGYPQGFEVDFACPNNRYINDEEICQAVTAMWARIGVKAKLRTLPLVTYFPMIQRYEASIYMLGWGVPTFDALYSLQSLTRSVGTGGDGNYNVGRYSNQRMDYVVDRVKVETDLPVRNRLLTEGLQLSNDTVSHIPLHNQIIPWGMKKSVQVVHRADNRLDWRAIKVN; encoded by the coding sequence ATGAAGTTCAAGACCGCGCTCGTGTGTGCCGCCGCGGCTGCCGCGCTCGCCGGCGCGCCGGCCCTGCAGGCCAAGCCGTTCAAGTGGACCAGTGCGAGCGACATCCCGACCCTGGACATCCATTCCCAGAACAACGCCCTGGGCAACGGCGTGCACGCCGCGATCTACGACTCGCTGGTCTACTACAACAGCCAGACCTTCCGGCCCGAACCGCAGCTCGCCACCAGCTGGCGGCAGGTGACACCGACGCAGGTCCGCTTCAGCCTGCGCGAGGGCGTCAAGTTCAGCGACGGTACCCCGTTCACCGCTGACGACGTGGTGTTCTCCATCCATCGCGCCATGGCCAAGACCTCGAACTATCAGGTCTACACCCAGGGCATCGACAAGGTCGTGAAGGTCAACGACAACACCGTCGACTTCATGATGAAGGGCCCGAACCCGGTGTTGCTCAACCAGCTGACCGAGCTGCGCATCATGAGCAAGGCCTGGGCCGAGAAGAACAAGTCGACCGAGCCCAAGGACATCCGCACCAAGGACGAGACCTTCGCCCACCGCAATGCCATGGGCACCGGCCAGTACACGGTCAAGGAGTGGCAGCCCGACCAGCGGCTGGTGCTGGTGAAGAACCCCAACTACTGGGGCAAGACCGACAGCAACGTCACCGAGATCATCTACAGCCCGATCAAGGCCGAAGCCACGCGGGTTGCCGCGCTGCTGTCGGGCGAAGTCGATTTCGTGCTCGACCCGAGTCCGCAGGACCTGGCGCGCATGCGGGCCCACCCGAACCTGAAGGTGATCGATGGCGTGGAAAACCGCACCATCTTCTTCGGCATGGACCAGCACCGCGAGGAACTGCCGGGGTCCAACATCAAGGGCAAGAACCCGCTGAAGGACCAGCGCGTGCGCCGTGCCCTGTACCAGGCCATCGACAGCGACGCCCTGCACCGGGTGACCATGCGCGGGCTGTCGCAGCCCACCGGCACCATCGTCGCCCCGCAGGTGGCCGGCTGGACCGAAGCCGTGCACAAGCGCATGCCGTACGACACCGAGGGCGCGAAGAAGCTGCTGGCCGAAGCGGGCTACCCGCAGGGCTTCGAGGTCGACTTCGCCTGCCCGAACAACCGCTACATCAACGACGAGGAGATCTGCCAGGCGGTGACCGCCATGTGGGCGCGCATCGGCGTCAAGGCCAAGTTGCGCACGCTGCCGCTGGTGACCTACTTCCCGATGATCCAGCGCTACGAGGCCAGCATCTACATGCTGGGCTGGGGCGTGCCCACCTTCGATGCCCTGTACAGCTTGCAATCGCTCACGCGCTCGGTGGGTACCGGCGGTGACGGCAACTACAACGTCGGCCGCTACAGCAACCAGCGCATGGACTATGTGGTGGACCGGGTCAAGGTGGAAACCGACCTGCCGGTGCGCAACCGCCTGCTGACCGAGGGCCTGCAACTGAGCAACGACACGGTGTCGCACATCCCGCTGCACAACCAGATCATTCCCTGGGGCATGAAGAAGTCGGTGCAGGTGGTGCACCGCGCCGACAACCGCCTCGATTGGCGCGCCATCAAGGTGAACTGA
- a CDS encoding DUF3047 domain-containing protein has product MAESAWALASTVSGGGPATEPWQHLRLPGKAEVRFAPVRLAGRDALAASADSAASVVRRKVRVEPQALGLVRFSWMVPELIADADLASRQADDAPVRIVLAFEGDRSRFSPKDAMLAELVRALTGEEMPYATLMYVWANQRLEGSVVHSPSTGRIRKIVVESGPARLGHWLDYERDVRADFERAFGEPPGALTGVAVMTDSDNTRSSVKAWYGPVRLLPQAAAASRP; this is encoded by the coding sequence TTGGCCGAAAGCGCCTGGGCGCTCGCTTCCACGGTCTCGGGTGGCGGGCCTGCAACGGAACCCTGGCAGCACCTGCGGTTGCCCGGCAAGGCCGAGGTCCGGTTCGCTCCGGTGAGGCTGGCGGGACGCGACGCGCTGGCGGCAAGCGCCGATTCGGCGGCCAGCGTCGTGCGCCGCAAGGTCCGGGTAGAGCCGCAGGCGCTGGGGCTGGTTCGCTTTTCCTGGATGGTCCCCGAGCTGATCGCCGACGCCGACCTGGCCTCGCGCCAGGCCGACGACGCGCCGGTGCGGATCGTGCTGGCGTTCGAGGGTGACCGCTCCCGCTTTTCCCCCAAGGACGCCATGCTGGCCGAACTGGTGCGCGCCCTGACAGGCGAGGAGATGCCCTACGCCACGCTGATGTACGTCTGGGCCAACCAGCGATTGGAAGGCAGCGTGGTGCACAGCCCCAGCACCGGCCGCATCCGCAAGATCGTCGTCGAGTCGGGCCCCGCGCGCCTGGGGCACTGGCTGGACTACGAACGTGACGTGCGCGCCGACTTCGAGCGCGCATTCGGCGAGCCGCCCGGCGCCCTGACCGGAGTCGCGGTGATGACGGACAGCGACAACACGCGCAGCTCGGTCAAGGCCTGGTATGGCCCCGTTCGCCTGCTGCCGCAGGCCGCCGCCGCGTCCAGGCCGTAG